From the Candidatus Amarolinea dominans genome, one window contains:
- a CDS encoding alkaline phosphatase family protein yields the protein MTTTRRTTGNDAGKVIITPAFDEPLPEFNELIMSSSPNRILIIGLDAATFWLIDPWMQEQKLPTLARIQAQGARAELRSSIPYVSGPAWVSFATGKNPGKHGYFDFARRKPGDYGVELVNAAHVMAPTLWQLLSEAGQRVAVMNCPVTYPPKPVNGVLVGDMLTPSPKSQFTYPPELREELYAAVPDYLIESAEASADRVATKATVAANVRQGTTNRALATRFLMEKVPDWDFMHVVYSETDRIMTYLWDDMDSSHPRHDPALAGRFGGEIEHHYRQADAILGDLLRDVVEPGGNTLLFVMSDHGFGGVHRFFYPNVWLQQEGYLALKGGRGSAGAQAIRGVRSLLKSLGLAHLARQTLRRLLPGWGTAGKLREFAFTSSVDWSQTRAFWASDNGVTLNVRGREPAGIVAPGAEYEALREEIKARLLALREPQTGERVVAEVWKREEIYSGPYVDWSPDLRVIWQEYPEQKRTYFSAGEPWADAAFAYAGQTGDHARDGILYAFGPGVRQGVRLPRLSIMDLAPTVLWLRGLPVPEDMDGRVLTDLFESDFVASHPVLHGAATGSLTPAAAAELSAEDEEALADRLRGLGYIG from the coding sequence ATGACCACTACACGTCGTACAACTGGCAATGATGCGGGCAAAGTCATTATCACGCCTGCCTTCGACGAACCCTTGCCGGAGTTCAATGAACTAATCATGTCATCTTCACCAAACCGTATTCTGATCATCGGCCTCGACGCGGCCACATTCTGGTTGATTGACCCCTGGATGCAGGAGCAGAAGCTGCCCACCCTGGCCCGTATCCAGGCGCAAGGCGCACGCGCGGAGCTGCGTTCCAGCATCCCCTACGTCAGCGGGCCGGCCTGGGTCTCCTTTGCCACCGGCAAAAACCCCGGCAAGCATGGCTACTTCGATTTTGCGCGGCGCAAGCCCGGCGACTATGGCGTCGAACTGGTCAACGCCGCCCATGTCATGGCGCCCACCCTCTGGCAGCTCCTGAGTGAGGCCGGTCAGCGCGTGGCGGTTATGAACTGCCCGGTAACCTATCCACCCAAACCGGTCAACGGTGTGCTGGTCGGCGACATGCTGACGCCCAGCCCCAAGAGCCAGTTCACCTACCCGCCGGAGTTGCGCGAGGAGCTGTACGCGGCCGTGCCCGACTATCTGATCGAATCGGCCGAGGCCAGCGCCGACCGCGTGGCGACTAAAGCGACAGTCGCGGCCAATGTGCGCCAGGGCACCACCAACCGTGCGCTGGCGACGCGCTTTCTGATGGAAAAAGTACCGGATTGGGACTTCATGCACGTGGTCTACTCCGAGACCGACCGCATCATGACCTACCTCTGGGATGACATGGACTCCAGCCATCCCCGACACGACCCCGCGCTGGCCGGCCGCTTTGGCGGCGAGATCGAGCACCACTACCGCCAGGCAGACGCCATCCTGGGCGACCTGCTGCGTGATGTGGTGGAGCCTGGCGGCAACACCCTCCTCTTCGTCATGTCCGATCACGGCTTTGGCGGCGTTCATCGCTTTTTCTATCCCAACGTCTGGCTGCAGCAGGAAGGCTACCTGGCGCTCAAGGGCGGGCGCGGCAGCGCGGGCGCGCAGGCCATCCGCGGCGTGCGCAGCCTGCTCAAGTCGCTGGGCCTGGCCCACCTGGCGCGCCAGACCCTGCGCCGCCTGCTGCCCGGTTGGGGCACGGCCGGCAAACTGCGCGAATTCGCCTTCACCAGCTCCGTGGACTGGAGCCAGACGCGCGCGTTCTGGGCGTCGGACAACGGCGTCACCCTCAACGTGCGCGGGCGTGAGCCGGCCGGCATCGTCGCGCCCGGCGCGGAATATGAGGCGCTGCGCGAGGAGATCAAGGCCCGGCTGCTGGCCCTGCGCGAACCGCAGACGGGCGAGCGGGTCGTGGCGGAAGTCTGGAAGCGCGAAGAAATTTACAGCGGCCCGTATGTGGACTGGAGCCCGGACCTGCGCGTCATCTGGCAAGAGTACCCGGAGCAGAAGCGCACCTATTTCAGCGCCGGCGAACCGTGGGCCGACGCGGCCTTTGCCTACGCCGGGCAGACCGGCGACCACGCACGCGACGGCATTCTCTACGCATTTGGCCCCGGCGTGCGGCAAGGCGTGCGCCTGCCGCGGCTGAGCATCATGGACCTGGCGCCAACGGTTCTCTGGCTGCGCGGCCTGCCCGTGCCGGAGGACATGGACGGCCGCGTCCTGACCGACCTGTTCGAGTCAGACTTCGTCGCCAGCCATCCCGTGCTGCACGGCGCGGCCACCGGCAGCCTGACGCCCGCGGCCGCCGCTGAACTTTCGGCCGAGGACGAAGAAGCCCTCGCCGACCGCCTGCGCGGCCTGGGTTACATCGGATGA
- a CDS encoding glycosyltransferase family 4 protein codes for MVGERETGNETYTLSLIRALLALPSEERRGMDFVLYATQPERLRLRLNPNPAAPIRRIWPASSLLRIPFAMPAATLADRASLLHVNYVAPPVGSCPHVVTVHDISYDLYPAFFSPRDRWMLKTLVPLTMRRAAAIITVSRHAKQEIMARYGLPADKIAVTYEAAGEQFRPVTDAAARLALRQRLGLPAQAPYFLALGNLQPRKNIGRLLEAFALARQSAELAATCLVIAGKALWRESEIYATVQQAGLTDAVHFPGYVDDADLPALYSDALAFVYPSLYEGFGLPPLEAMACGTPVICANAASLPEVVGDAALTVPPTDVGALAHALRQVAGAPELRQQLRQRGYARAAQFTWRRCAQETLEIYRRARTG; via the coding sequence ATGGTCGGTGAGCGCGAGACCGGCAATGAGACCTACACCCTCAGCCTGATCCGGGCGCTGCTGGCCCTGCCGTCGGAAGAGCGCCGCGGGATGGATTTCGTGCTCTACGCGACGCAGCCGGAGCGCCTGCGCCTGCGTCTGAATCCCAACCCTGCCGCGCCGATTCGCCGCATCTGGCCCGCATCATCGCTGCTGCGCATTCCCTTCGCCATGCCCGCGGCCACCCTGGCTGACCGCGCGAGCCTGCTGCACGTCAACTACGTCGCGCCGCCTGTCGGTAGCTGCCCACACGTCGTCACCGTGCATGACATCTCGTATGACCTCTACCCGGCCTTTTTCTCCCCGCGCGACCGCTGGATGCTCAAGACGCTGGTGCCGTTGACGATGCGCCGCGCCGCGGCCATCATCACCGTGTCGCGGCACGCCAAGCAGGAGATCATGGCACGCTACGGCCTGCCCGCGGACAAAATTGCCGTCACCTACGAGGCGGCCGGCGAGCAGTTCCGGCCTGTGACCGATGCGGCTGCGCGCCTGGCGCTGCGCCAACGGCTCGGCCTGCCGGCCCAGGCGCCCTATTTCCTGGCCCTGGGCAACTTGCAGCCGCGCAAGAACATCGGCCGCCTGCTCGAAGCCTTTGCCCTGGCGCGCCAAAGCGCTGAACTGGCCGCCACCTGCCTGGTGATCGCGGGCAAGGCGCTCTGGCGCGAATCGGAGATTTACGCCACCGTGCAACAGGCCGGTCTGACGGACGCGGTCCATTTTCCAGGCTATGTGGATGACGCCGACCTACCGGCGCTCTACAGCGACGCCCTGGCCTTCGTCTATCCGTCGCTCTACGAAGGCTTTGGCCTGCCGCCCCTGGAAGCGATGGCCTGCGGCACGCCGGTCATCTGCGCCAACGCGGCCTCGCTGCCCGAAGTGGTGGGCGACGCCGCGCTGACCGTCCCCCCGACGGATGTGGGCGCGCTGGCGCACGCGCTGCGCCAGGTCGCCGGTGCGCCTGAGCTGCGCCAGCAGTTGCGCCAGCGGGGATACGCGCGCGCCGCGCAGTTTACCTGGCGCCGCTGCGCGCAGGAGACGCTGGAAATCTACCGGCGGGCCAGGACGGGCTAA
- a CDS encoding Uma2 family endonuclease — MIPPLNAGDRLTRPEFERRYQAHPELNKAELIEGVVHMPSPVHFALHGKPHVAIIAWLALYCAATPGVVGADNTTVRLDYENVVQPDALLRLESALGGRSHVTEDDYLAGPPELVVEIAASSASYDLHNKHRVYAANAVPEYLVAQAYEQRVDWFILREGVYEPLQPDADGILRSEVFPGLWLPADALWAGDLATMLAVVQQGLASPEHASYVAGLRARQPRP; from the coding sequence ATGATACCGCCGCTGAATGCCGGCGATCGTTTGACGCGACCGGAATTCGAGCGCCGTTACCAGGCCCATCCCGAACTCAACAAGGCTGAACTCATCGAAGGAGTCGTCCATATGCCATCGCCTGTTCATTTCGCTCTACACGGCAAACCCCATGTGGCTATTATTGCCTGGCTGGCGCTCTACTGTGCCGCAACCCCCGGTGTGGTCGGCGCCGACAATACGACGGTGCGGCTGGACTACGAGAATGTCGTTCAGCCTGACGCGCTCTTGCGCCTGGAGTCGGCCCTGGGCGGCCGCTCGCACGTGACCGAAGATGACTATCTCGCCGGCCCCCCGGAACTGGTGGTGGAGATTGCCGCCAGCAGCGCTTCGTACGATTTGCACAACAAACACCGCGTCTACGCGGCCAACGCCGTGCCCGAATACCTGGTGGCTCAGGCCTACGAACAGCGTGTAGACTGGTTCATATTGCGCGAAGGCGTCTACGAGCCGTTGCAGCCCGACGCCGATGGCATCCTGCGCAGCGAGGTGTTTCCAGGACTCTGGTTGCCCGCGGATGCGCTGTGGGCCGGCGACCTGGCGACGATGCTGGCAGTCGTGCAGCAGGGCCTGGCTTCCCCGGAGCATGCAAGTTACGTCGCCGGCCTGCGTGCGCGCCAACCCAGGCCATAA
- a CDS encoding CehA/McbA family metallohydrolase, whose product MDDDRNQHSACGLAAVTRRDFLKLGAVVAVDSLLLGRLFAAARVLALPLDATPTPTPAPPPSPTPLPNFDGEGRITIEPNQGLVVMHHYTLRITFIIGPHGMKAGGRFRFVIPPGLPANAWWSPPQVNEPQGAGFTTVSWQSHAPARVKLEQISRGLHILLAAGELQANDTITLTYGDTRRGSPGARVQRTAAAGVAFHVASDVDGNDKFRLLSAVPTITTVPGAPVEIYLAAPSQARTGQPFTVRVAVLDFYRNAVSDFQGAIRLRSRGPQVTAPATITLTPADGGSKTFSVTPRQAGVLSFDAQTAAALAGAGNPTLIHDEKPAFTLLWGDIHGHTARSDGGGVPAAYYRYARDVAGLDFAALTDHDDMLDDAEWAESKRVTNSFDEPGRFSTLLAYEWTHWVHGHRCVYFAGDDAPIFRRTTPPTDTPAGLWAALRRSGAAVMTIAHHTRGLRGAFNGGQAEIDWHAFPPPPDLERLVETYSIHGHCENEELAGPDFNGRKGFVQDALRQGLHLGLMASGDDHSGHPGFGPGAHGEPAGLLGVLARANTRAAIWEALQSRRVIGTTGPRIVLDFQADGHGVGEEFDILATAPSPRFVARAWGTAPLARFELLRDAVTIHEAAVEGALSAVLEAAHDEPTGSAHSYYVRLTQIDGHMAWAGPIWVRRGIRL is encoded by the coding sequence ATGGACGATGACAGGAATCAACATTCGGCCTGTGGCCTGGCCGCCGTGACGCGGCGTGACTTTCTCAAGCTGGGCGCGGTGGTGGCGGTGGACAGCCTGCTGCTGGGGCGGCTGTTTGCCGCCGCGCGCGTGCTGGCGCTGCCGCTGGATGCCACGCCCACGCCCACGCCCGCGCCGCCGCCCTCACCTACCCCGCTGCCCAACTTCGATGGCGAGGGTCGCATCACGATCGAGCCAAACCAGGGCCTGGTGGTCATGCACCACTACACCCTGCGCATCACGTTCATCATCGGGCCGCACGGCATGAAAGCTGGGGGCCGTTTTCGCTTCGTCATCCCGCCTGGCTTGCCCGCCAATGCCTGGTGGTCACCCCCGCAGGTGAACGAGCCGCAAGGGGCTGGCTTCACGACGGTCAGTTGGCAGAGCCACGCGCCGGCGCGGGTCAAACTGGAACAGATCTCACGCGGGCTGCACATCCTGTTGGCTGCTGGTGAGCTGCAAGCCAACGACACGATCACGCTGACCTACGGCGATACGCGGCGCGGTTCACCGGGCGCGCGGGTACAGCGCACAGCCGCCGCGGGCGTGGCCTTCCACGTGGCGTCCGATGTGGATGGCAACGATAAATTTCGCCTGCTCAGCGCCGTACCCACCATCACCACCGTGCCGGGCGCGCCGGTCGAGATCTACCTGGCCGCGCCTTCGCAGGCGCGCACCGGTCAGCCGTTCACTGTGCGCGTGGCCGTGCTCGATTTCTACAGGAACGCGGTCAGCGATTTTCAGGGCGCCATCAGGCTGCGCAGCCGCGGCCCGCAGGTTACGGCGCCGGCAACCATCACGCTGACGCCGGCGGATGGCGGCAGCAAGACCTTCAGCGTGACGCCGCGTCAGGCCGGCGTGCTTTCGTTCGACGCGCAAACGGCCGCGGCGCTCGCCGGCGCAGGCAATCCGACCCTGATACATGATGAGAAGCCGGCCTTCACCTTACTCTGGGGCGACATTCACGGCCACACCGCCCGCTCGGATGGCGGCGGCGTGCCGGCCGCTTATTATCGCTATGCGCGTGACGTAGCGGGCCTGGACTTCGCCGCCTTGACCGATCATGACGACATGCTGGACGATGCCGAATGGGCTGAGTCCAAGCGCGTGACCAACAGCTTCGATGAACCTGGGCGCTTTTCGACCTTGCTGGCCTACGAGTGGACGCACTGGGTTCATGGGCATCGCTGTGTCTACTTCGCGGGCGACGACGCGCCCATTTTTCGGCGCACCACACCACCAACGGACACCCCGGCCGGCCTGTGGGCGGCGCTGCGGCGCAGCGGCGCGGCCGTGATGACCATCGCCCATCATACGCGCGGCCTGCGCGGCGCCTTCAATGGCGGCCAGGCTGAGATTGACTGGCACGCGTTCCCGCCGCCGCCTGACCTGGAACGCCTGGTGGAGACCTATTCGATTCATGGGCACTGCGAAAATGAAGAACTGGCTGGCCCGGATTTCAACGGGCGCAAGGGTTTTGTCCAGGATGCCCTGCGCCAGGGCTTGCATCTCGGCCTGATGGCCTCTGGTGACGATCACAGCGGGCATCCGGGCTTTGGGCCTGGAGCGCATGGCGAGCCGGCCGGTCTGCTGGGCGTCCTGGCGCGGGCCAATACGCGCGCGGCGATCTGGGAAGCCTTGCAGTCGCGGCGGGTCATCGGCACGACCGGGCCGCGCATCGTGCTCGATTTTCAGGCCGACGGGCATGGGGTGGGCGAGGAATTCGACATCCTGGCTACAGCCCCGTCGCCGCGTTTCGTGGCCCGCGCCTGGGGTACGGCCCCATTGGCGCGTTTCGAACTGCTGCGCGACGCCGTCACCATCCATGAAGCCGCCGTGGAAGGCGCGCTGAGCGCCGTGCTGGAAGCAGCGCACGATGAACCGACGGGGAGCGCCCACTCCTATTATGTCCGGTTGACACAAATAGATGGTCATATGGCTTGGGCGGGGCCGATTTGGGTCAGGCGAGGTATCAGACTTTGA